TAAGTGAACCTGAGGTGATTAAGCTTTTAAAAGAGATTTTAGAAGTTTTAGCCTTTGTCCACCAACAAGGGGTGATTCACCGGGATTTAAAACCCTCAAATATTATGCGACGTGAATTAGATGGCAAAATTGTGCTGATTGACTTTGGTGCAGTTAAGCAAATAGCCACTCAAATAGCTAATGCTCAAGGACATACTAATTTTACTGTTGCTGTTGGCACTCCTGGTTATGTACCAAGCGAACAAGCCAAAGGTAAACCAACATTAAGCAGCGACATCTATGCAGTTGGAGTTATCTGTATTCAAGCTTTGACAGGGATGAATTCCAATCCAAGACATGGAGGATTGCCTACAGACTCCAAGACAGGAGAAATTATTTGGCGCGATCGCGCAAAGGTTAGTCCAAAGCTAGCCAATATCATAGATAAAATGGTGCGCGATCACTTCAGTCAGCGCTACCAATCAGCAGATGAGGCTTTGCAAGCTGTCAGAAGTTTATCATCCAAATCGCCTCCTAAGAAAGTTTGGGTTGGAGTGGGGATAGTAGCAGCGTTAATCCCTCTTATTATCTGGTTCGGCTATCAGTTTTGGAATGTGAAACCAACCAAGCCAAAACCAAATTTTTCGGCGAATACTTACTCTGATTACGGTGTAGAAATAAAATATCCTGAAAATTGGACAAGACAAGATGAGCCAGTTAAGTTTGGTGATGAGGTGACAAAATTTATTCCTAGCAGTGACAAACCATCAAATGCTTGTCCGCTAGAAATCGTTGTAAATGTTAGTGAATTATCCCAGGGATTTTCACTTAAAGGATATAAAGAATCAGTAGAAAATAAAATTAAAAATATTATTCCAGATACTCAAATTGCTGATGAATCAACATCTGCTACTACGCTGTCAAATTACAAAGCTTATAAATTGAGCTATAGGCGTCAAGAACAGCAATGTCGTTTAAAAGTGATGGAAATAGGAACAGTTAGAGGTGGTAAGGCTTATTATGTTACCTATACAGCAGAAGTGACACAGTATGATAAATATCTGGCAGATGTGGAACAGATGATTAAGTCGTTTCAAATTTTGGATGTTAAAGAAAGTAAATAGGCGGTTAGAAACCGCATTCGGCATGAGTAAATGTGGGCTATAACATTATTCGTGATATGTCCTCCGCGATCGCGTAGCGATCGCATTCGCAATGACACAGTTACGTTTATTTATTTCCTAGATCTTAATGAAAAATAAATTAAATGACTCAATCAGAAAATCAACGCTCAGACAACCGCCAAATTTTGATAGTCTTGTCACCACTACCACTGACTAAAGTCCTGCCATCTGGGCTGATGGCGACGGAACGAACCCACTCGGAATGACCACCGAGAGTACGGATAAGTTGTCCAGTTGCAAGATTCCAGATTTTGATAGTCTTGTCTTCACTACTACTAGCTAAAGTCCTGCCATCTGCGCTGATGGCGACGGACAAAACTTGTTTGGAATGACCACCAAGAGTACGGATGAGTTGTCCAGTTGCAAGATTCCAGATTTTGATAGTCTTGTCTTCACTACCACTAGCTAAAGTCCTGCCATCTGCGCTGATGGCAACGGAATTAACAAAACTGGAATGACTTTGGAGAGTACGGATAAGTTGCCCCGTAGTGAAATTCCAAATTTTGATAGTCTTGTCACCGCTACCACTAGCTAAAGTCCTGCCATCTGCGCTGATGGCGACGGAACTAACTCCATTAACCCCGTTGGAATGAACAGCGAGAGTACGGATGAGTTGCCCAGTTGCAAGATTCCAGATTTTGATGGTATCGTCAAAACTACCACTGACTAAAGTCCTGCCATCTGCGCTGATGGCGACGGAATTAACCGAATAGGAATGACCAGCGAGAGTACGGATGAGTTGCCCAGTTGCAAGATTCCAGATTTTGATAGTCTTGTCAAAACTACCACTAGCTAAAGTCCTGCCATCTGCGCTGATGGCGACGGAATTAACCGAATAGGAATGACCAGCGAGAGTACGGATGAGTTGCCCAGTTGCAAGATTCCAGATTTTGATAGTCTTGTCAAAACTACCACTAGCTAAAGTCCTGCCATCTGCGCTGATGGCGACGGAATTAACCGAATAGGAATGACCAGCGAGAGTACGGATGAGTTGCCCAGTTGCAAGATTCCAGATTTTGATAGTCTTGTCAAAACTACCACTAGCTAAAGTCCTGCCATCTGCGCTGATGGCGACGGAATTAACCGAATAGGAATGACCAGCGAGAGTACGGATGAGTTGCCCAGTTGCAAGATTCCAGATTTTGATAGTCTTGTCAAAACTACCACTAGCTAAAGTCCTGCCATCTGCGCTGATGGCGACGGAATTAACCGAATAGGAATGACCAGCGAGAGTACGGATGAGTTGCCCAGTTGCAAGATTCCAGATTTTGATAGTCTTGTCAAAACTACCACTAGCTAAAGTCCTGCCATCTGCGCTGATGGCGACGGAATTAACCGAATAGGAATGACCAGCGAGAGTACGGATGAGTTGCCCAGTTGCAAGATTCCAGATTTTGATGGTATCGTCCCAGCTACCACTAGCTAAAGTCCTGCCATCCGGGCTGATGGCGACGGAATTAAC
This portion of the Brasilonema sennae CENA114 genome encodes:
- a CDS encoding serine/threonine-protein kinase, giving the protein MVGQTICGRYRIIRQIGKGGFGVTFLAEDTQRPGNPQCVVKQFKPQSDDAYTLHHAKRFFDQEAQMLEVLGNYDQIPRLLAHCEQNQEFYIVQEYIKGQDLNQEVFSGRQLSEPEVIKLLKEILEVLAFVHQQGVIHRDLKPSNIMRRELDGKIVLIDFGAVKQIATQIANAQGHTNFTVAVGTPGYVPSEQAKGKPTLSSDIYAVGVICIQALTGMNSNPRHGGLPTDSKTGEIIWRDRAKVSPKLANIIDKMVRDHFSQRYQSADEALQAVRSLSSKSPPKKVWVGVGIVAALIPLIIWFGYQFWNVKPTKPKPNFSANTYSDYGVEIKYPENWTRQDEPVKFGDEVTKFIPSSDKPSNACPLEIVVNVSELSQGFSLKGYKESVENKIKNIIPDTQIADESTSATTLSNYKAYKLSYRRQEQQCRLKVMEIGTVRGGKAYYVTYTAEVTQYDKYLADVEQMIKSFQILDVKESK
- a CDS encoding trypsin-like peptidase domain-containing protein, with translation MKFSYGLPIVLLGAAVVMVQSQVAVGLTPAEVNAIAKQITVRIDGANTGSGVIINRQGNTYTVLTNEHVVRLKGNYTLQTPDNRRYSFNQSVVKYFPGVDLAVLQFTSTENYRKPELGNSGQVSEGTTIYVTGWADPDAVSPERSYTFLPGGISRIVRNAKNGYAWVHTNPTKPGMSGGPVLDGQGRLVGVNGLSLTNPGTGATDFFGIPINTYLTLAAKQGGNQQATKPSSPPSRKKTAVTSPPATTSPPLNTNSTAANFVLANSVIADSSNNEFFYGVNSVAISPDGRTLASGSWDDTIKIWNLATGQLIRTLAGHSYSVNSVAISADGRTLASGSFDKTIKIWNLATGQLIRTLAGHSYSVNSVAISADGRTLASGSFDKTIKIWNLATGQLIRTLAGHSYSVNSVAISADGRTLASGSFDKTIKIWNLATGQLIRTLAGHSYSVNSVAISADGRTLASGSFDKTIKIWNLATGQLIRTLAGHSYSVNSVAISADGRTLASGSFDKTIKIWNLATGQLIRTLAGHSYSVNSVAISADGRTLVSGSFDDTIKIWNLATGQLIRTLAVHSNGVNGVSSVAISADGRTLASGSGDKTIKIWNFTTGQLIRTLQSHSSFVNSVAISADGRTLASGSEDKTIKIWNLATGQLIRTLGGHSKQVLSVAISADGRTLASSSEDKTIKIWNLATGQLIRTLGGHSEWVRSVAISPDGRTLVSGSGDKTIKIWRLSER